Proteins encoded in a region of the Clostridium beijerinckii genome:
- a CDS encoding aspartate/glutamate racemase family protein, with product MKTIGLIGGMSWESTVTYYQVLNNVIKEKLGGLHSAKCLLYSLDFHEIEKCQSTGEWEASAQILSEAALTLEKAGADFIVICTNTMHKVADKVQEAISIPILHIAEVTAQVLKAENITKIALLGTKYTMEQDFYKSKLIEDGIRVLIPDKEDIETVNKIIYNELCVGIISKHSKEVYLNIIDKLTNKGAQGVILGCTEIGLLVQQRDTKTPLFDTTLIHAEKAALFSIE from the coding sequence ATGAAAACAATTGGTTTAATTGGAGGAATGAGTTGGGAAAGCACAGTCACATATTATCAAGTTCTAAATAATGTTATTAAAGAGAAACTTGGGGGATTACATTCTGCTAAATGCTTATTATACAGTCTTGACTTTCATGAAATAGAGAAATGTCAATCAACTGGAGAGTGGGAAGCAAGTGCACAGATTTTATCAGAAGCAGCTCTTACTTTAGAAAAAGCAGGTGCGGACTTTATAGTTATATGTACTAATACTATGCATAAAGTGGCTGACAAAGTTCAGGAAGCTATCAGCATTCCTATATTACATATTGCAGAAGTAACAGCACAAGTATTAAAGGCAGAAAATATTACAAAAATCGCTTTATTAGGGACAAAGTATACTATGGAGCAAGATTTTTATAAATCCAAGTTGATTGAAGATGGGATTAGAGTATTGATTCCAGATAAAGAAGATATAGAAACTGTAAATAAAATTATTTACAATGAATTATGTGTAGGCATTATATCCAAACATTCCAAAGAGGTTTATTTAAATATTATAGATAAGTTAACTAATAAAGGAGCACAAGGAGTAATATTGGGATGCACAGAAATAGGTTTGTTAGTTCAACAAAGAGATACCAAAACACCATTATTTGATACAACATTAATTCATGCAGAAAAAGCGGCGTTATTTTCGATAGAGTAG